A single Halarcobacter anaerophilus DNA region contains:
- the murG gene encoding undecaprenyldiphospho-muramoylpentapeptide beta-N-acetylglucosaminyltransferase has product MRVVITGGGTGGHLKVADAFIEEYSKRGIKPIFIGSVNGQDKDWFENDKRLKKAYFLETRGVVNKKGLGKISSLFQIFKAMNQCFDIFDKYDVKTVISVGGFSAAPATFAAILSWGCKLYIHEQNSVMGRLNEITSKFATQVFCSFDNKSLIRDYPVSEEFFDNARIRDELKTIIFLGGSQGASAINNFALKVAPTLKKLGLNIIHQTGKNDYERVKEEYEKMGIEVDLFPFSKEIAKKMSEADFAVSRAGASTLWELCANSLPTLFVPFPYAAKDHQYTNAKFLEDKGLCYLCREEKLNEEILIESLKKDNFSISKKLVDSIKYNAVESIVNLISQGK; this is encoded by the coding sequence ATGAGAGTAGTTATAACAGGCGGTGGAACAGGCGGACATTTGAAAGTTGCCGATGCATTTATTGAAGAGTATTCAAAAAGAGGAATAAAACCTATTTTTATAGGTTCCGTAAACGGGCAGGACAAAGATTGGTTTGAAAATGATAAAAGATTAAAAAAAGCCTATTTTTTAGAAACCAGAGGGGTTGTAAATAAAAAAGGCTTAGGAAAAATAAGTTCTTTGTTTCAAATATTTAAAGCTATGAATCAATGTTTTGATATTTTTGATAAGTATGATGTCAAAACAGTAATTTCAGTGGGAGGATTTTCTGCCGCACCTGCTACTTTTGCAGCTATACTCTCTTGGGGTTGTAAATTATATATTCATGAACAAAACTCCGTGATGGGTAGATTAAATGAAATAACTTCAAAATTTGCGACACAAGTTTTTTGTTCTTTTGACAATAAATCACTTATAAGAGATTATCCTGTTTCAGAAGAGTTTTTTGATAATGCAAGAATAAGAGACGAGTTGAAAACAATTATATTTCTAGGCGGTTCTCAAGGGGCATCGGCAATAAACAATTTTGCCTTGAAAGTTGCACCTACACTTAAAAAACTAGGACTAAATATTATTCATCAAACGGGTAAAAACGATTATGAAAGAGTAAAAGAAGAGTATGAAAAAATGGGAATAGAAGTTGATTTGTTCCCTTTTTCAAAAGAGATTGCAAAAAAGATGAGTGAAGCTGATTTTGCCGTTAGCCGTGCAGGTGCATCTACTTTATGGGAACTTTGTGCAAATTCTTTACCTACTTTATTTGTCCCTTTTCCGTATGCTGCAAAAGATCATCAATACACAAATGCAAAGTTTTTGGAAGATAAAGGGTTGTGTTATCTTTGTAGAGAAGAGAAATTAAATGAAGAGATACTAATTGAGAGTCTAAAAAAAGATAACTTCTCAATTAGTAAAAAGTTGGTAGATTCAATTAAATATAATGCAGTTGAATCTATTGTAAACTTAATTAGTCAAGGTAAGTAA
- a CDS encoding MqnA/MqnD/SBP family protein, whose amino-acid sequence MIFAKIDFINLLPVHVFLKKRIQSSQIKSIINYKKSYPSKINKKLKKSKVDSAFVSSIASRGEKRLDYGIIARKNVRSVFLIPGKDKEDYQSQTSNALAKILNLHGEVLIGDKALKFFHENPDVETIDLAVEWEKKFNLPFVFATLCYRKNGKMLKNIMKDFKKRQIKIPQYILNEYSKRSNISNKNILEYLKLIDYDIRTKEKRAIKKFLSLTKQKGF is encoded by the coding sequence ATGATATTTGCAAAAATAGATTTTATAAATTTACTACCCGTTCATGTCTTTTTAAAAAAAAGAATTCAATCGTCTCAAATTAAGTCAATTATTAACTATAAGAAATCTTATCCGTCTAAAATAAACAAGAAACTAAAAAAGAGTAAAGTTGATTCTGCTTTTGTATCTTCTATTGCATCAAGAGGAGAGAAAAGATTAGATTATGGGATTATCGCAAGAAAAAACGTAAGGTCGGTTTTTTTAATTCCGGGAAAAGATAAAGAAGATTATCAAAGTCAAACCTCAAATGCCTTGGCAAAAATATTAAATTTGCACGGAGAGGTTTTAATAGGAGATAAGGCTTTAAAATTTTTCCATGAAAACCCTGATGTTGAAACTATTGATTTAGCCGTAGAATGGGAGAAAAAATTTAATCTTCCTTTTGTTTTTGCAACATTATGTTATAGAAAAAACGGTAAAATGTTAAAAAATATAATGAAAGATTTTAAAAAAAGGCAAATAAAAATTCCTCAATATATTTTAAATGAGTATTCAAAAAGATCAAATATTTCAAATAAAAATATTTTAGAGTATTTAAAACTAATCGATTATGATATAAGAACTAAAGAGAAAAGAGCTATAAAAAAATTTCTTTCACTTACAAAACAAAAAGGATTTTAA
- a CDS encoding FtsW/RodA/SpoVE family cell cycle protein, with amino-acid sequence MNSNKNKIKRNNTDKRIYEADYLLFLLVSLLIIISIIFSYSLAIYTVEYYDYNQFHFFVRQFLVGVLSIFIMWGFSLIEPDKIVNRVGMGFFIFFFILMILMPFLPSSMVTASGGANRWIRLPGFSLSPVEFFKIGFIYFLSWSFHRRLIEVPRKIGLKQELLLLTPYFVAFLVVVFIIAFLQKDLGQVVLLGAILFTLLIFANRSYKVFVSLGVVGILAFIGLIIAAPHRIQRIFSWWAMVQDKILSILPSWADKYLRIDELPEPYQVSHSLNAMHNGGIFGEGVGLGDIKLGFLSEVHTDFVLAGITEELGLVGLIFITFIIFLIIFRIFRISGRVENKIYHLFTIGVALMIIIAFLINSYGISGMIPIKGIAVPLLSYGGSSMLAISIAIGMVLSISKSVDLNKKVNQ; translated from the coding sequence ATGAATTCTAACAAAAATAAAATTAAAAGAAACAATACCGATAAAAGAATTTATGAAGCTGATTATCTACTGTTTTTATTGGTCTCTTTACTAATTATTATAAGTATTATATTTTCATATTCTCTTGCTATTTATACTGTTGAATATTATGATTACAACCAATTCCATTTTTTTGTCAGACAGTTTTTAGTAGGAGTTTTATCTATTTTTATAATGTGGGGTTTTTCTTTAATTGAACCTGATAAAATAGTAAATAGAGTGGGAATGGGATTTTTTATATTTTTCTTTATTTTAATGATTTTAATGCCTTTTTTACCCTCTTCAATGGTAACAGCTTCAGGTGGAGCGAATAGATGGATAAGGCTTCCGGGGTTTTCTCTCTCTCCTGTCGAGTTTTTTAAAATCGGATTTATATATTTTCTTTCTTGGTCTTTTCATAGAAGATTAATTGAAGTTCCAAGAAAAATAGGGCTTAAACAAGAGCTTCTGCTTTTAACTCCTTATTTTGTAGCTTTTTTAGTGGTTGTTTTTATAATTGCATTTCTACAAAAAGATTTGGGTCAAGTTGTATTGTTAGGTGCAATTCTTTTTACTCTTCTTATTTTTGCAAATAGGAGTTATAAAGTTTTTGTCTCTTTAGGCGTTGTGGGAATATTGGCTTTTATAGGACTTATTATAGCAGCTCCCCATAGAATACAGAGAATATTTTCTTGGTGGGCTATGGTTCAAGATAAAATTTTATCAATACTACCTTCTTGGGCAGATAAATATTTAAGAATAGACGAACTTCCCGAACCCTACCAGGTATCTCACTCTTTAAATGCTATGCATAACGGGGGAATCTTCGGAGAAGGAGTAGGATTAGGAGATATAAAACTAGGTTTTTTAAGTGAAGTACACACAGACTTTGTTTTAGCAGGGATAACAGAAGAGTTAGGTTTAGTAGGACTTATATTTATAACTTTTATTATATTTTTAATAATATTTAGAATTTTTAGAATAAGCGGAAGGGTGGAAAATAAAATATACCATCTCTTTACTATAGGGGTTGCTTTAATGATAATAATTGCTTTTTTGATAAACTCTTACGGAATTTCAGGAATGATTCCTATAAAAGGTATTGCCGTTCCTCTTTTAAGTTACGGGGGGTCTTCAATGCTGGCAATTTCTATAGCTATAGGAATGGTTTTATCAATCAGCAAATCTGTAGATTTAAATAAAAAGGTTAATCAATAA
- a CDS encoding diguanylate cyclase gives MSKRVLIIEDSKSVSSTLEAMIKDELGFKTVIGSSVKQCAKLLLEYKGKFDIALLDLGLPDSYNGEIVDFVTKFNIPIVILTATSLVENEIKYRNKNIVDYVIKDGLYSFKYAISVIRRIVNNDGIKLLIVDDSKSFLDNTKDLIERYKIEVFTATNGLEALEILEKNKDIKIILTDYYMPFMNGLELVRTVRKKYAKDELSIIVTSVTKERQTASKFLKYGANDFLYKGFTQEELFVRINANIELLELFEELKNRANKDFLTKLYNRRYLFEEGNKILKEANEKKNRLFAALIDIDKFKNINDTYGHDIGDLTLKEVSKILRKYFKKDELIARLGGEEFCILFKNKDEDLVKQRLELLRKEFAENVIELGDLKLKFTISIGCSFKKADALDIMLQEADKGLYEAKETGRNRIRYR, from the coding sequence ATGTCAAAAAGAGTTTTAATTATTGAAGACAGTAAATCCGTTTCAAGTACACTTGAGGCAATGATAAAAGATGAATTGGGTTTTAAAACAGTTATAGGTTCTTCAGTAAAGCAGTGTGCGAAACTATTACTTGAATATAAAGGAAAATTCGATATTGCTCTTTTAGATTTGGGTTTGCCCGATTCTTATAACGGTGAGATTGTAGATTTTGTTACGAAGTTTAATATTCCTATAGTTATTTTAACTGCCACTTCATTGGTAGAAAATGAGATAAAATATAGAAATAAGAATATTGTAGATTATGTTATAAAAGATGGTTTATATTCATTTAAATATGCAATTTCGGTTATAAGAAGAATAGTAAATAATGATGGAATAAAACTGCTTATTGTTGATGACTCAAAAAGTTTTTTGGATAATACAAAAGATCTTATAGAAAGATACAAAATAGAAGTTTTTACTGCAACAAACGGTTTAGAAGCTTTAGAGATTTTAGAGAAGAATAAAGATATCAAGATAATATTAACGGATTATTATATGCCTTTTATGAACGGACTTGAATTAGTAAGAACCGTAAGAAAAAAATATGCTAAAGATGAGTTATCTATAATCGTAACTTCAGTAACAAAAGAGAGGCAAACAGCTTCAAAGTTTTTAAAATACGGTGCAAATGATTTTCTTTATAAAGGGTTTACCCAAGAAGAGCTGTTTGTAAGAATAAATGCCAATATAGAACTTTTAGAGCTTTTTGAAGAGTTAAAAAACAGGGCAAATAAAGATTTTCTTACAAAACTTTATAATAGAAGATATCTCTTTGAAGAGGGAAATAAAATTTTAAAAGAGGCAAATGAAAAGAAAAATAGATTATTTGCAGCTTTAATTGATATTGATAAATTTAAAAACATAAATGATACTTACGGTCATGATATAGGGGACTTGACTTTAAAAGAGGTTTCAAAAATATTGAGAAAATATTTTAAAAAAGATGAATTAATAGCAAGACTAGGCGGTGAAGAGTTTTGTATTTTGTTTAAAAATAAAGATGAAGATTTAGTAAAACAGAGATTAGAACTTCTAAGAAAAGAGTTTGCCGAAAATGTGATTGAACTAGGAGACTTAAAATTGAAATTTACTATTTCAATCGGTTGTAGTTTTAAAAAAGCAGATGCATTGGATATAATGCTACAAGAGGCAGACAAAGGGCTATATGAAGCAAAAGAGACAGGAAGAAATAGGATAAGATATAGATGA
- a CDS encoding molybdopterin synthase catalytic subunit has product MEIDRKLQLFEGSLPVEKITNSWYKEYKNSNYGAIITFVGVVRDENKIEGLSFDIYEPILNSWFDSWQEKAKSKGAIVLMAHSKGDVLNHESSYIAAVCSPKRRVALELIDEFVEDFKASAPIWKYDILKGKRVYAEDRSTPIKGAGILS; this is encoded by the coding sequence ATGGAAATTGATAGAAAATTGCAACTTTTTGAGGGAAGTTTACCGGTTGAAAAGATAACTAACAGCTGGTATAAAGAGTATAAAAACTCTAATTACGGTGCGATAATTACCTTTGTAGGAGTTGTTAGAGACGAGAATAAAATTGAGGGTTTAAGTTTTGATATTTATGAACCGATATTAAACTCTTGGTTTGATTCCTGGCAAGAAAAAGCAAAAAGCAAAGGTGCTATAGTTTTAATGGCTCACAGCAAAGGAGATGTTCTTAATCATGAAAGTTCATATATAGCAGCCGTATGCTCCCCTAAAAGAAGAGTGGCCTTAGAATTAATCGATGAGTTTGTTGAAGATTTTAAAGCATCGGCTCCAATATGGAAATATGATATTCTAAAAGGCAAACGAGTTTATGCCGAAGATAGAAGTACTCCCATAAAAGGAGCAGGGATTTTAAGCTAA
- the hisJ gene encoding histidinol-phosphatase HisJ — protein MRVDLHNHTTLCNHATGTMQEYIQRAIELNIDVFGFSDHAPMPYDPKYRMDISQKNAYEQNIEILKQKYKDKIEILKAYEVDFMQNNSLMLDEVLKSNVDYLIGSVHFLQENGSGLWGFDNPEFIGKYKEKNIDYIWSEYFAAIKEMAKSKLFDIVGHLDLIKVFKYLPDKDIKSIALDALKEIKKANMVIEINSAGFRKPINEPYPSKELLELAFELDIPITFSSDAHKIEQIGFMYESVTAIAREIGYNNCVIFRNRDKKLVNF, from the coding sequence ATGAGAGTAGATTTACACAACCATACAACTTTATGTAATCATGCAACAGGAACAATGCAAGAGTATATACAAAGAGCAATAGAGTTAAATATAGATGTTTTTGGTTTTTCCGACCATGCACCGATGCCTTATGATCCAAAATACAGAATGGATATTTCACAAAAAAATGCGTATGAACAAAACATTGAAATATTGAAGCAGAAGTATAAAGATAAAATAGAAATTTTAAAAGCATATGAAGTAGATTTTATGCAAAACAACTCTTTGATGTTAGATGAGGTTTTAAAATCAAATGTTGATTATTTAATAGGTTCAGTTCATTTTTTACAAGAGAACGGTTCCGGACTTTGGGGTTTTGATAATCCTGAATTTATAGGTAAATACAAAGAGAAAAACATAGATTATATTTGGAGTGAATATTTTGCAGCAATTAAAGAGATGGCAAAAAGTAAACTTTTTGATATTGTCGGACATTTGGATTTGATTAAAGTATTTAAATATTTGCCTGATAAAGATATTAAATCAATAGCTTTAGACGCCCTAAAAGAGATAAAAAAAGCTAATATGGTTATAGAAATTAACAGTGCCGGATTTAGAAAACCTATAAATGAACCTTACCCTTCAAAAGAGTTGCTTGAGCTTGCTTTTGAATTAGATATTCCTATCACATTCTCTTCAGATGCACACAAAATTGAACAAATTGGATTTATGTATGAAAGTGTAACTGCAATTGCAAGAGAAATTGGATATAATAATTGCGTTATCTTTAGAAATAGGGATAAAAAACTAGTTAATTTTTAA
- a CDS encoding peptidoglycan D,D-transpeptidase FtsI family protein: MSSNFKEKDNKIKKIMFLFFFILFLLIILIISIFDTIEDYRRLPSLETSKKELAVRGDIISSDNFKITTSKKIYKASIDTRHLDENKKELFIKLFSIYSDIPYKKIENKIDESLKNAPGNLVLSYNIDSKTAKNLKELGFKLRRLKVFKARQVPGGKILRGLSITESGEKRVYSYENTLTPVVGYITKFETKNDKTRVKGIKGLEKEYNTLLNNSKDGILSGNRDVLSYISFNRNSTIKQRVDGASLVLNIPLKLQKNNEMVLDIYKKKLEAQEIIVSIMDSKTGKVLSLASSNRFNPERIYQKDIPSLNVNAVEYQYEPGSVIKPIAISLVLDKNRIKKNELLFAYNTKDRANKEGEFPRGQFKLGRFIIKDDHRFKKHYLTLDDIVIFSSNIGTLQFAQRLSGPEFFEGMKRFGFTRKTGIDLPYEKKGSMPKVWQFSANDKKEEDNVYKATVSYGQGMTATFMQILKAYSAFNNDGVVVTPKIVSYIEMNGSKYKEDKIKDERIITKRTADEIKRLLIKTVDKGTGKAAKIPGLEIGGKTGTAQIARGGKYLKKYISSFFGFVNDGEHSYTIGVTVMDPVSKGKYWYYHYASWSAVPVFKEIVNNLIRLNYLSPKKDIISTKD; the protein is encoded by the coding sequence ATGTCTTCAAATTTTAAAGAAAAAGATAACAAAATCAAGAAAATAATGTTTTTGTTTTTCTTCATACTTTTCTTACTAATTATTTTAATAATCTCAATATTTGATACAATAGAAGATTACAGAAGACTGCCCTCTTTGGAGACTTCTAAAAAAGAACTTGCCGTACGTGGAGATATAATTAGTTCCGATAATTTTAAGATTACGACTTCAAAGAAAATATATAAAGCTTCAATAGATACAAGACATTTAGATGAAAACAAAAAAGAACTTTTTATAAAACTTTTTTCCATTTACAGCGATATCCCTTATAAAAAAATCGAAAATAAAATTGATGAATCCTTGAAAAATGCTCCGGGGAATCTTGTTCTATCATATAATATTGATTCAAAAACCGCTAAAAACTTAAAAGAGTTGGGTTTTAAATTAAGAAGGTTAAAAGTATTTAAAGCAAGACAAGTACCCGGAGGAAAAATATTAAGAGGACTTAGCATAACTGAAAGCGGTGAAAAAAGAGTCTACTCTTATGAGAATACTTTAACTCCCGTAGTTGGGTATATAACCAAATTTGAAACAAAAAACGACAAAACAAGAGTAAAAGGAATAAAAGGATTGGAAAAAGAGTATAACACTCTTTTAAATAATAGCAAAGACGGGATTCTAAGCGGAAACAGAGATGTTTTATCTTATATCTCTTTTAATAGAAATTCAACAATAAAACAGAGAGTCGACGGAGCAAGTTTAGTTTTAAATATTCCTCTTAAACTTCAAAAAAACAATGAAATGGTTCTTGATATTTATAAGAAAAAATTAGAAGCGCAAGAAATTATAGTTTCAATCATGGACAGTAAAACGGGAAAAGTTCTCTCTTTAGCCTCATCAAACAGATTTAATCCCGAAAGAATATATCAAAAAGATATTCCCTCTTTAAACGTTAATGCCGTGGAGTATCAATATGAACCAGGATCAGTTATAAAACCTATTGCTATTTCATTGGTTTTAGATAAAAATAGAATCAAAAAAAACGAACTTCTTTTTGCTTACAATACAAAAGACAGAGCAAATAAAGAAGGAGAGTTTCCAAGAGGACAGTTTAAACTAGGAAGATTTATAATAAAAGATGATCACCGATTTAAAAAACACTATCTAACTTTGGATGATATTGTAATTTTTTCTTCAAATATAGGTACTTTGCAATTTGCACAAAGATTAAGTGGTCCGGAATTTTTTGAAGGAATGAAAAGATTTGGATTTACTAGAAAAACGGGAATTGATTTACCTTATGAAAAAAAAGGTTCAATGCCTAAAGTCTGGCAATTTTCCGCAAATGATAAAAAAGAGGAAGACAATGTTTATAAAGCCACTGTATCTTACGGACAGGGAATGACCGCAACATTTATGCAGATTTTAAAAGCTTATTCGGCATTTAATAATGATGGTGTAGTAGTAACTCCCAAAATCGTCTCTTATATTGAAATGAACGGAAGCAAATATAAAGAAGACAAAATAAAAGATGAAAGAATTATTACTAAAAGAACAGCAGATGAGATAAAAAGACTGCTTATAAAAACCGTTGATAAAGGTACGGGAAAAGCCGCAAAAATTCCCGGTTTAGAAATAGGAGGAAAAACAGGAACCGCACAAATAGCAAGAGGTGGAAAATATCTTAAAAAATATATTTCATCTTTTTTTGGTTTTGTTAATGACGGAGAACACTCTTATACAATAGGTGTTACGGTTATGGATCCTGTTTCAAAAGGTAAATATTGGTATTATCATTATGCTTCATGGTCAGCAGTTCCCGTTTTTAAAGAGATAGTAAATAATCTTATTAGATTAAACTATCTATCACCAAAAAAAGATATAATTTCTACAAAAGATTAA
- a CDS encoding undecaprenyl-diphosphate phosphatase, producing MTGFDSVILGIIEGITEFLPISSTGHLIVASNFLGIDQSQVNKAYEVIIQFAAILAVVLNYPSKFTFKHINLWIKIFIAFLPIAAVGFLFSDQIKALFSLHIVATMFIVGGVVFLIVEKFYDESKHITADVEKVTYKQSLYIGLAQIFALIPGTSRAGSSIIGAMLVGLNRKASAEFSFLLAFPVMCATTGYDLLKHHNDLLVGANFSNLIIGFITSFIVAYIAIKLFLKFLENFTFVSFGIYRIVFGILLLTLTN from the coding sequence ATGACAGGATTCGACTCTGTTATTTTAGGTATTATTGAAGGGATAACCGAGTTTTTACCTATCTCTTCAACGGGACATTTAATTGTTGCAAGTAATTTTTTAGGCATTGACCAATCACAAGTTAATAAAGCCTATGAGGTCATAATTCAATTTGCGGCAATTTTAGCTGTAGTTTTAAATTATCCATCTAAATTCACCTTTAAACATATAAATTTATGGATTAAAATATTTATTGCTTTTTTACCCATTGCAGCAGTCGGATTTCTTTTTTCAGATCAAATAAAAGCACTCTTCTCTTTACATATAGTTGCTACTATGTTTATAGTAGGAGGAGTTGTCTTTTTAATTGTTGAAAAATTTTATGATGAATCAAAACACATAACAGCCGATGTAGAAAAAGTTACATATAAACAATCTTTGTATATAGGGCTTGCACAAATTTTTGCACTAATTCCGGGAACTTCAAGAGCAGGTTCCTCCATAATAGGAGCTATGCTTGTAGGTTTAAATAGAAAAGCCAGTGCAGAATTTAGTTTTTTGCTGGCTTTTCCCGTAATGTGTGCAACAACAGGTTATGATCTATTAAAACATCATAACGATCTTTTAGTAGGAGCAAATTTTAGCAATCTTATAATCGGTTTTATAACCTCTTTTATTGTTGCTTATATTGCAATAAAACTGTTTTTAAAGTTTTTAGAAAACTTTACTTTTGTAAGTTTCGGTATATATAGAATCGTTTTCGGTATTCTTTTACTTACCTTGACTAATTAA
- a CDS encoding MoaD/ThiS family protein has product MVKVEFLGPINKDSVKIEANSLEQLSQILKKDAQISSWLENCAVAVNDTIICSKDVALKDGDRVSLLPPVCGG; this is encoded by the coding sequence ATGGTAAAAGTAGAATTTTTAGGACCAATTAATAAAGACTCTGTAAAAATAGAAGCAAATAGTTTAGAACAGTTAAGCCAAATATTAAAAAAAGATGCCCAAATATCTTCTTGGCTTGAAAATTGTGCAGTTGCAGTAAATGATACTATAATCTGTTCTAAAGATGTTGCCTTAAAAGACGGAGATAGAGTCTCTTTACTTCCTCCTGTTTGCGGGGGATGA
- a CDS encoding peptidylprolyl isomerase, giving the protein MFGFGKKELKQYTYTEKELAKFKYAKIEMEKGDIWLKLFYKETPNTVSNFVTLSKEGFYDGLNFHRVIPGFMAQGGCPEGTGAGGPDWAIACETHADKQVHNRGSLSMAHAGPDTGGSQFFICFVACPHLDGHHTVFGEIEEGDSTSFETLDNIRQGDIIKTIEIKEKRD; this is encoded by the coding sequence ATGTTTGGATTTGGAAAAAAAGAGTTAAAACAGTATACCTATACAGAAAAAGAACTAGCAAAATTTAAATATGCAAAAATAGAGATGGAGAAAGGAGATATTTGGTTAAAACTTTTTTATAAAGAGACTCCAAATACCGTTTCAAATTTCGTAACATTATCAAAAGAAGGTTTTTATGACGGACTAAACTTTCATAGAGTAATTCCGGGATTTATGGCTCAAGGAGGATGTCCTGAAGGAACAGGTGCAGGTGGTCCCGATTGGGCAATTGCTTGTGAAACTCATGCGGATAAACAAGTTCACAACAGAGGTAGTTTATCTATGGCTCATGCTGGTCCTGATACAGGTGGCAGTCAATTTTTTATCTGTTTTGTTGCTTGTCCTCATTTAGACGGGCATCATACAGTTTTCGGTGAAATAGAAGAAGGAGACAGTACAAGTTTTGAAACCTTGGATAATATCAGACAAGGTGATATAATAAAAACCATAGAAATCAAAGAAAAGAGAGATTAA